The window CCCGCAATCAAAATAAGCACAATAACGCTTAAAATCCCCAATCCTGGTACATACACAGGCTTCCCCGTTTTGGGATTTATTACTAAAATATCACTCAGGTTAAGCGCTTTATCCAAACCCGAAACAGCCCAGTATATCAGCAGGCATGCTGCGCCCAAAGGCACCACAACCAGCATCCCTTTAATAAAGTACCGTAGTAAAACCCGGGCAATTCGTTTCAGCATATACGTTAGTTCTTACTCGTAAAAATACACTCTTTTTACGCGTTGTGAAATATTAGTTAATATTTCGTAGGGAATGGTGCCTATTTGTTTGGCCAGTTCTTCAATGCGCTGCTCCTCGTTAAAAACAATCACTTCGTCACCTTCTTTTACTTCCACATCGCTTACATCAAGCATGCACATATCCATGGCAATGTTGCCTACTGTGGGCACCAATTTACCTTTTATCAGCATTTTACCTACACCATTACCAAAAGCGCGCAGGTAGCCATCAGCATAGCCAATACGCACTGTGGCTATGTGGCCATCCTTTTTTAAACTGCCGTTACGGTTGTACCCAATAGTTTCACCGGCCTTTATTTTTTTCACTTGTGATACACTGGTTTTTAACGTGGCAATAGGTTGCAAAGCGTTTGTATCCTTAACTGATGGATCGATGCCATATAAACCTATACCCAAACGTACCATATCAAATTGGGCTACCTTCCACCGGCTAATGGCCGATGTATTGGCAATATGCTTAATGGTTTGATAACCCAATGTCCGCTCAATCTGCCGGAAAGCCTTCTCAAACCGCCTGATCTGTTTCAACGTGAAGGCGTCATGCTGTTCGGCATCGCTGGCTACAAAGTGCGAGAAGATGGACTTTACCCGTACGGCAGTGTTTACTTCCAGTAAATCGCAAAGCATATCCATATCCGCAGGCTCAAAACCCAGACGGTGCATGCCGGTATCGATCTTCAAATGGATGGGATAATCCACAATATCATTTAGCTGCAGGTATTTAGTAAATTCGCTCAGTAAACTAAAACTGTAAATCTCGGGTTGCAATTTATACTCTATCAGTTTATCAAACGCGGTTATCTCAGGGTTAAGCACCATAATAGGTAAGGTTATACCGCCCTGCCGCAAGGCTACGCCCTCATCAATATAAGCTACTGAAAGATAATCCACCTTGTGATATTGCAGCATATTGGCCACCTCGAAAGTGCCACTACCGTATGAAAATGCTTTTACCATAGCCATTATCTTCACCCCTGGCTGAAGCTGCGATTTATAATAGTTTAGGTTGTTCAGCAACGCGTTCAGGTTTATTTCCATCACCGTTTCGTGGGCCTTTTGCACCAGCGCGCGACTGATCCGCTCGAACTCGAAATTACGCGCACCTTTCAGCAGGATAGTTTCATCATTAAAATTCAAGCGGGCCATATCCTTTAACAGGGCTTCGGTATCCGGATAAAAGTGCTTTTCAGCAATATTAAATTGATCCCGGAAGTGCTGTATGGACTCGCCTACTCCTATAAAACGGTCTATTTTTTCAGGGTGCAGCATGGCAGCTACCTGGGCATATAATGCTTCCTGGCTTAAGCCTGATTGAAAAATATCCGACAGGATTAATGTTTTTTTAGGGTGTTGGTTCTGCTGTTCTAAAAAATTCAGCGCTATCTCTAACGATTGAATATCCGAGTTGTAAGAATCGTCGATAACCGAACAATCGTTTATACCGGTCTTCATTTCCAGGCGCATGCTTACCGGCACCAGGTGTTCCATGCGCGTATCAGTCTCAACAGGGCTATAGCCCAGAGCCAACATGGCAGCCCAACAGGTAATGGCATTTTCAACCGATGCCTGATCAAGAAAAGGCACCAAACACTCTATTTCCTTTTTATTGTAAATAGCCCGCAGGTAATAGTTCCCTTTAATAGTGGTTTCACTAAATACGTAAAGATCGGCTTGATTAAACTGTCGGCTCCAGGTAAACTG of the Mucilaginibacter boryungensis genome contains:
- a CDS encoding bifunctional UDP-N-acetylmuramoyl-tripeptide:D-alanyl-D-alanine ligase/alanine racemase, encoding MANSLYTAGSIGQIISANVIIVNDVPISTLLTDSRRIANAPEALFFALSNRRDGHQFISEAYESGVRNYVVSSKPAEPLLNANYLIVPNVLIALQTLAAHHRNQFELQVIGITGSNGKTIVKEWLYQLLVAEHNIVRSPKSYNSQIGVPLSVWNITAGNDLGIFEAGISTINEMDKLEAIIKPTVGILTHIGSAHDEGFSSRQEKVLEKLKLFKNSKLLIGHYDLLLDYQKDINPDLKQFTWSRQFNQADLYVFSETTIKGNYYLRAIYNKKEIECLVPFLDQASVENAITCWAAMLALGYSPVETDTRMEHLVPVSMRLEMKTGINDCSVIDDSYNSDIQSLEIALNFLEQQNQHPKKTLILSDIFQSGLSQEALYAQVAAMLHPEKIDRFIGVGESIQHFRDQFNIAEKHFYPDTEALLKDMARLNFNDETILLKGARNFEFERISRALVQKAHETVMEINLNALLNNLNYYKSQLQPGVKIMAMVKAFSYGSGTFEVANMLQYHKVDYLSVAYIDEGVALRQGGITLPIMVLNPEITAFDKLIEYKLQPEIYSFSLLSEFTKYLQLNDIVDYPIHLKIDTGMHRLGFEPADMDMLCDLLEVNTAVRVKSIFSHFVASDAEQHDAFTLKQIRRFEKAFRQIERTLGYQTIKHIANTSAISRWKVAQFDMVRLGIGLYGIDPSVKDTNALQPIATLKTSVSQVKKIKAGETIGYNRNGSLKKDGHIATVRIGYADGYLRAFGNGVGKMLIKGKLVPTVGNIAMDMCMLDVSDVEVKEGDEVIVFNEEQRIEELAKQIGTIPYEILTNISQRVKRVYFYE